Genomic segment of Calderihabitans maritimus:
CGTTTCCATGCCCAGCCCAACGCTTGTCCTGTTTGCGGACCTAAGGTTTATTTAAAAAATGCCCGGGGAGAATTGATAGAGGTTAAAGATGTCTGGCAGCGGGTCAAAGAAGAACTAAAAAATGGCAAAATTGTGGCGGTGAAGGGGCTGGGTGGCTACCATTTGTGTTGCGATGCCCTGAATAATGAAGCCGTATCCGCTCTGCGTAGCAGAAAGGCCAGATGGGAAAAGCCCTTTGCGGTAATGATGCGGAACATCGAAACGGTTAGGCGGTTCTGTGAGTTAGAACCGGTGGAATGTGAGCTGTTGGAATCGCCACGGCGTCCTATTGTGTTGCTTAAAAAAAGAAATGATGTTGTGTTGCCTGAAGAAATTGCGCCTCGTAATCGCCGGTTAGGGGTGATGCTTCCATATACCCCTCTACATTATCTGTTGATGGAAGAATTTCAAGTTCTGGTGATGACCAGCGGAAATATCTCCGATGAACCCATAGCGTATCGGGATGAGGATGCACTGGAGCGCCTTAAAGGAATTGCCGACCTGTTTTTGATGCATGACCGCAAAATCTACCGGAGATGTGACGATTCCGTGGCCTTGGTCAACCAGGGGAAAGAAGTCTTGATCCGGAGGTCGCGAGGGTATGCCCCCGAACCGATAAAACTTCACTTACACGTCCCACACATACTGGCTTGCGGTGCGGAACAGAAGAATACCTTTTGTCTGACTAAAGGTGATAACGCGTTTATTAGTCACCATATTGGGGATTTGAAAAATTTACCCACGCTGGTGAGTTTTGAGGAAGGTATCAATCATTTTAAAGAGTTGTTTGATATCAGTCCAGAAATTGTGGCCTATGACCTTCATCCGGAATACCTTTCCACCAAGTATGCTCATGATTATCCAGGCAACGTAACGAAAATCGGGGTACAGCATCATCACGCTCACGTTGCCTCTTGTTTAGCGGATAATAGGGAAAACGGACCGGTGATCGGTGTGAGTTTTGACGGTACCGGTTACGGCACGGACGGGTGCCTGTGGGGCGGTGAATTTCTGCTTTGTGATTACGAGAATTTTCAGCGGGTAGCCCATTTTGCTTATGTCCCCATGCCGTCGGGAAGTAAGGCTATTGAGGAGCCCTGGCGTATGGCGGCTTCTTATCTTTTCGCTACTTACGGAAGTGAGATGGACAAATTGGATATAAGTTTTGTCAGAGCTTTGCCCGGAGTTTGGCCTGCGTTAAAGCAGGCTATTTTGCAAAATATCAATGCGCCTCTGACCTCCAGCTGTGGTCGCCTGTTTGATGCTGTGGCTGCGTTAATTGGCATAAGGAATACAGTTACTTATGAAGGGCAGGCTGCGGTGGAGCTGGAACAGGCTATAACTCCGGGAGAAACTGTTACGTATCCGTTTGAAATCCGTTCCGGCAGTCAATGGCAAATTGACTGGAAACCACTGTTCCGGTCCCTGGTGGAGGACATCAAGGAAGGAACGGAAACGGGGAGGATGGCGGCAAGATTTCACAATACCGTGGCCCGTATCATATTGGAAACCTGTCTTTCAATACGGAAAGAGTACCATGTGGACAAAGTGGCCCTCACCGGAGGGGTATTTCAAAATATCTACTTGTTAAATCTGGCTGTCCAATTATTAACTGAACACGGTTTCAGGGTTTTGACCCACAGCCGGGTGCCTCCCAATGACGGGGGGCTGTCTCTGGGGCAAGCTTTAATTGCCTACCATAAAGTATTAAAAACCGGGAAGGAGAATGGTCCATGTGTTTAGCAGTACCTGGAAAAATAATTAAGATAAAAGACGAAACCAAGATAGCGGAGGTAGATTTCGGCAGCGTAGTGCGAAAGGCAAGTCTCCGATTGCTTCCCGATGCCAAGGTTGGGGATTGGGTATTGGTACATGCTGGATTTGCCATTCAAGTACTTCATGAACAGGACGCAATGGAAACACTGAAGCTCTTAGAGGAGTTGGCGCAGTGTGAACCCGAATAAAGGATATCGAGATCCGGCGCGGGTAAAAGCGGTATTGGACAAAATCTACGAAATTGCCGACCGACCGGTGACGCTCATGGAGGTTTGTGGAACCCATACCATGGCTATTTTTCGGCATGGTATTCGAAAACTTTTGCCCGCTAACGTAAAGTTGATATCGGGTCCCGGCTGTCCGGTATGCGTGACGTCACACAAGGCAGTCGATGAAGCGGTGGCAATAGCCTTAGAGCCCAATGTTATTTTTACCACTTTTGGAGATATGATGAGAGTCCCCGGTTCCCGGATTAGTTTGGCACAAGCAAAGGCATCGGGAGCTGATGTCCGGATTGTCTATTCGCCCCTGGAAGCGGTAACTCTGGCCCAAAGTAACCCGGATAAAGAGGTGGTTTTTTTTGCCATTGGTTTTGAAACCACTTCGCCAACCATTGCTGCCTCGGTTTTGACTGCCGAGGAATTGGCCGTGAACAATTTCAGCATTCTAGGTTACCTTAAGACTATTCCCAACGCCCTAAGGGTCTTGTTGTCCAGTGAAGAAGTGAAAATCGACGGGTTGATTTGTCCGGGTCATGTCAGTGCGGTTATCGGCAGTGAACCTTACGAGTTTGTGGCACGAGAGTTTGGCATTCCTGCGGTCATTGCCGGCTTTGAACCGCTGGACATTCTGCAAAGTATATATATGATATTGTGGCAATTGAAAGCCAACCTGGCTAAGGTGGAAATTCAATACAGGCGAGGGGTACCTAAGGAAGGCAATCTTCATGCCATGGAAGTCCTCCGACAGGTGTTTGAACCCGCAGATGAGTACTGGAGAGGTTTAGGAATTATTCCCGGTACGGGTTTGCGGTTAAAGGATGCCTATCAAAAATTTAACGCTAAAGTTAAATTTAATGTTGAAGTGCCCGATCAACCGGAGCCCAAAGGATGTCGTTGCGGCGAGGTTTTGCGAGGAGCTATTACTCCGCTGGAATGTCCTTTGTTTGCCAAAGTTTGTACTCCGGAAAAACCGGTGGGTGCCTGTATGGTCTCCGTGGAAGGTACCTGTGCCGCATACTATAAGTACGGGAGGTGAGGACGTGGAAGATAAAATTCTGCTGGCTCACGGAAGTGGAGGTAAATTATATCGTCGTCTGGTTAACGAAGTTTTTCTTCCGGCCTTTCAAAACCCTGTCCTCGCAAAGTTGGAGGATCAGGCAAATCTTACTGTGCCCAAGGGAAATATAGCGTTTACTACTGATTCTTATGTGGTTAATCCTTTGTTTTTTCCAGGGGGAGATATAGGCAAATTAGCCGTTTGTGGCACAGTAAATGACTTAGCCGTGGGTGGAGCTAAGCCTTTATATTTAAGCGTCGGTTTCATCATTGAAGAAGGATTTTCCCTAAGCAGTTTGCGGGACATTGTAAATTCCATGAAAAAAGCGGCGGAAGAAGCCGGGGTGGAAATTGTTACCGGTGATACCAAAGTGGTAGAAAAGGGTCTTGCTGATGGGCTTTACATTAATACCGCAGGTATAGGGGTGACCCGTGAGGGTATTAATCTTTCATCCACGAATGCCCAACCGGGGGATTTGATATTACTCAGTGGGACTATAGGGGACCATGGTATAGCGGTGATGGCTGCCCGGGAAGGGTTGACGGTTATGTCTCCGGTTTTAAGTGATGTGGCTCCTTTAAATGGCATGATTAGTGATTTGATAGATGCGGCTCCAGGAGTACGGGTAATGAGAGATCCGACCAGAGGGGGGGTGGCCACTACCCTAAACGAGCTGGCTGCAGCCTCCCGGGTTTCCATGAAGATTTATGAGACGGAGATCCCGGTGAGGGAAGAAGTGGCCAGCGTCTGTGAAATTTTCGGATTTGATCCTCTATATGTGGCCAATGAGGGCAAAATACTGGCTGTTGTACCCAAGGACCAAGCGGACGATGCCTTAAGGGCTTTGCGACAGCATCGCTACGGTCGCAATGCTGCTATCATCGGCGAGGTAACGGCCGGTAACCCGGGCAAAGTATATCTTGAAACGGCTATTGGAGGCTCACGGGTGATAGATATGATGGCAGGAGAACAATTACCGAGAATCTGCTAGCCTATCGACGGTTAAAGAAGCGCCCTGACCCAGGGTTTTGGCACATGTTTTTCTAAAATGCTGCATCGTTTTGTTCCTCCTCATTACTACTGTAACCGGGTTTGTAAAACGACAAAGTGGGCGTGAAGAAAAATGATTACGACCAAATGACCGGTATTCGCCGTTTAGGAGCGGGCTTGTGAAATATGGGTGAGAAGCCCGCATTTAAATTTTGGGGTTTATTATGTTACTATGTAGTTAAGAGGCTAATTTGGGAAAGAGTGCGGTCTGCTCCTGTAAAATTGGGATAACCGGAGAAAGGAGAGATAAAATGCTGGTCCCGTTAAGAGTTTACCGGGTAGTTTTTGACCAGTCTATGAGCCCGGTAGTGCTATTGGTGGATAAGGAAGAAAAGAAAGTGCTGCCTATTTGGGTGGGTCCTTTTGAGGCTCAGGCCATCGCGCTGGCCTTAGAAGGTATAAAGATACCGCGGCCTATGACCCACGACTTGTTAAACAACGTGTGTCAAAAATTAGGAGCCAGAATAAAAAAAGTTGTGATCCATGACCTTAAGGAAGGCACCTATTATGCGGAGATCTGTATTGTCCATGACGAGCAGGAGATCTACGTAGATTCCCGCCCCAGTGATGCGATTGCCTTAGCTTTACGGGCCGGTGCCGATATTTTTATGACCGATAGGATGGCTGCTTTTACTCTTTCCCTGGAAGAACTGATGAGCCAGGCGCAAAGCGATAGTGGTGAAGTGAAAGGCAGCAAGGGGAAAGAGGTTAAGGTGGTTAAATTGGAGGATTACAAGAAAAAACTGCATTAAAGTTAGATATTAATTAGAGTCATGAACTAGGGGATATCACATGCGCAGGTGGTCGAGACTGTTAGGGAAAATAAAACATTCTTCCTCTCAGCGCTGGTGGGTATTGGCCAATGTTTCTGTAGGAACTTTCATGGCCACTCTCGACAGCAGTATAGTAAATGTGGCCCTTCCTACCATTGGTAAAGAACTATATGGAGACGTTAACCGGTTGCAGTGGGTAGTAACCGGCTATCTCGTAACCATAGCCAGCCTGCTGCTGGTATTTGGCAGGCTTTCCGACATGGTGGGCCGCAAAAAGGTCTATTCCACCGGTTTTTTCATCTTCACCGGAAGTTCTACCCTCTGTAGTATGGCTCAAAACGTGGGGCAATTAGTTGTTTTCCGCGTATTGCAGGGCTTCGGGGCAGCCATGCTCATGGCTAACACCCTGGCTCTGGTTACCCAAGTGTTCCCCGAAGAAGAACGGGGTAGGGCCTTGGGTATCAGCGGTATGGTGGTTTCTGCCGGTTCCCTGACCGGCCCG
This window contains:
- a CDS encoding HypC/HybG/HupF family hydrogenase formation chaperone, encoding MCLAVPGKIIKIKDETKIAEVDFGSVVRKASLRLLPDAKVGDWVLVHAGFAIQVLHEQDAMETLKLLEELAQCEPE
- the hypF gene encoding carbamoyltransferase HypF, whose translation is MSKRAALRVSGIVQGVGFRPFVYNLAVKLELNGWVKNTARGVFIEIEGEPEKINEFIFCLQNGGPPLARVEKIDISYLPPAGYETFEIQESSGGETSTLVSPDVGTCDDCRAELFDPSDRRYRYPFINCTNCGPRFTIVEKIPYDRKNTTMKEFTLCPECAAEYHDPSNRRFHAQPNACPVCGPKVYLKNARGELIEVKDVWQRVKEELKNGKIVAVKGLGGYHLCCDALNNEAVSALRSRKARWEKPFAVMMRNIETVRRFCELEPVECELLESPRRPIVLLKKRNDVVLPEEIAPRNRRLGVMLPYTPLHYLLMEEFQVLVMTSGNISDEPIAYRDEDALERLKGIADLFLMHDRKIYRRCDDSVALVNQGKEVLIRRSRGYAPEPIKLHLHVPHILACGAEQKNTFCLTKGDNAFISHHIGDLKNLPTLVSFEEGINHFKELFDISPEIVAYDLHPEYLSTKYAHDYPGNVTKIGVQHHHAHVASCLADNRENGPVIGVSFDGTGYGTDGCLWGGEFLLCDYENFQRVAHFAYVPMPSGSKAIEEPWRMAASYLFATYGSEMDKLDISFVRALPGVWPALKQAILQNINAPLTSSCGRLFDAVAALIGIRNTVTYEGQAAVELEQAITPGETVTYPFEIRSGSQWQIDWKPLFRSLVEDIKEGTETGRMAARFHNTVARIILETCLSIRKEYHVDKVALTGGVFQNIYLLNLAVQLLTEHGFRVLTHSRVPPNDGGLSLGQALIAYHKVLKTGKENGPCV
- the hypD gene encoding hydrogenase formation protein HypD → MNPNKGYRDPARVKAVLDKIYEIADRPVTLMEVCGTHTMAIFRHGIRKLLPANVKLISGPGCPVCVTSHKAVDEAVAIALEPNVIFTTFGDMMRVPGSRISLAQAKASGADVRIVYSPLEAVTLAQSNPDKEVVFFAIGFETTSPTIAASVLTAEELAVNNFSILGYLKTIPNALRVLLSSEEVKIDGLICPGHVSAVIGSEPYEFVAREFGIPAVIAGFEPLDILQSIYMILWQLKANLAKVEIQYRRGVPKEGNLHAMEVLRQVFEPADEYWRGLGIIPGTGLRLKDAYQKFNAKVKFNVEVPDQPEPKGCRCGEVLRGAITPLECPLFAKVCTPEKPVGACMVSVEGTCAAYYKYGR
- a CDS encoding bifunctional nuclease family protein is translated as MLVPLRVYRVVFDQSMSPVVLLVDKEEKKVLPIWVGPFEAQAIALALEGIKIPRPMTHDLLNNVCQKLGARIKKVVIHDLKEGTYYAEICIVHDEQEIYVDSRPSDAIALALRAGADIFMTDRMAAFTLSLEELMSQAQSDSGEVKGSKGKEVKVVKLEDYKKKLH
- the hypE gene encoding hydrogenase expression/formation protein HypE, whose protein sequence is MEDKILLAHGSGGKLYRRLVNEVFLPAFQNPVLAKLEDQANLTVPKGNIAFTTDSYVVNPLFFPGGDIGKLAVCGTVNDLAVGGAKPLYLSVGFIIEEGFSLSSLRDIVNSMKKAAEEAGVEIVTGDTKVVEKGLADGLYINTAGIGVTREGINLSSTNAQPGDLILLSGTIGDHGIAVMAAREGLTVMSPVLSDVAPLNGMISDLIDAAPGVRVMRDPTRGGVATTLNELAAASRVSMKIYETEIPVREEVASVCEIFGFDPLYVANEGKILAVVPKDQADDALRALRQHRYGRNAAIIGEVTAGNPGKVYLETAIGGSRVIDMMAGEQLPRIC